The following proteins are encoded in a genomic region of Musa acuminata AAA Group cultivar baxijiao chromosome BXJ2-11, Cavendish_Baxijiao_AAA, whole genome shotgun sequence:
- the LOC135581846 gene encoding pentatricopeptide repeat-containing protein At4g01990, mitochondrial-like codes for MAKSPMRPLLWAMAAARRRLFTASAASSPSPSPSPSSSSAEARASEVGERKESKPLYRRLSALGRAPAGSVTKTLNKWLREGRTVTATQLMKYVKELRKYNRYSHALELMEWMSGTRGMNISYTNHAIRLDLISKVKGIESAEEYFSQLPEPAKNERTYGSLLNCYCSGKNADKAISLYNQMKDRNIASSTLVHNNLMSLYMKLGQPENAITQFQEMKSKNIVPDNLTCCILMNCYASLNDIVSVESVIKEMEEGGEVTLQWSAYSTLAAIYSSAGMATKAESALKQLEGLVDKRDWMPFHFLISLYAGIGKLGEVKRIWMSLKEVYSNPINMSYLKMLQALSKLDDIHGLKLLYEEWESGYTAYDLRLTNLMIGTYLKKDMIREAESIWQKASERGAVPDFWTCDRFLDYSLKNKDTGLALRWLETATSMVKQDEWKLNEDKVDAFLKAFEEAKDVEGLEEFCKSLRRLKCLDLNAYEALLRTYLAAGKKNPGLHRRIKDDKIKISSETKKLLQWVCATN; via the exons atGGCGAAGAGTCCCATGCGGCCGCTGCTTTGGGCGATGGCCGCGGCCCGGCGGAGGCTCTTTACCGCGTCCGCAGCGTCATCGCCGtcgccatcgccatcgccatcgTCTTCTTCGGCGGAAGCGAGAGCTTCTGAAGTAGGAGAGAGGAAGGAGTCGAAGCCCCTCTACCGCAGGTTGTCGGCGCTGGGGAGAGCACCGGCGGGTAGCGTGACGAAGACGCTCAACAAGTGGCTGAGGGAGGGGAGAACGGTAACGGCCACGCAGCTCATGAAGTATGTTAAGGAACTCCGCAAGTACAACCGCTACAGTCACGCTCTTGAG CTGATGGAGTGGATGTCCGGTACAAGGGGCATGAATATATCTTACACCAATCATGCAATACGCCTAGATCTCATATCAAAAGTCAAGGGTATTGAATCTGCAGAGGAGTACTTTTCTCAATTGCCAGAACCTGCCAAAAATGAGCGAACATATGGATCCCTTTTGAATTGTTATTGCTCAGGGAAAAATGCAGATAAAGCAATCTCTCTTTACAATCAGATGAAGGACCGCAACATAGCATCGAGTACTCTGGTCCACAATAATCTAATGTCCCTTTACATGAAGTTAGGTCAGCCTGAGAACGCCATTACCCAGTTCCAAGAGATGAAGTCAAAGAACATTGTCCCAGATAATCTAACGTGCTGCATCCTGATGAACTGCTATGCTTCACTAAATGACATTGTATCAGTAGAAAGCGTtataaaagaaatggaagagGGAGGTGAAGTTACTCTACAGTGGTCCGCATATAGTACCCTGGCTGCCATTTATAGTTCAGCTGGTATGGCCACGAAAGCTGAGTCAGCTCTCAAGCAGCTCGAAGGACTTGTAGATAAACGTGACTGGATGCCTTTTCACTTTTTAATCAGTTTATATGCAGGTATTGGCAAGTTAGGAGAGGTAAAAAGGATATGGATGTCTCTTAAGGAAGTGTACTCAAACCCTATCAACATGAGCTATCTCAAAATGCTTCAGGCTCTTAGTAAGCTTGATGATATTCATGGTCTAAAGCTTTTGTATGAAGAATGGGAGTCTGGTTACACAGCGTATGATCTGAGATTGACAAACCTGATGATAGGAACTTACCTAAAGAAAGATATGATTCGAGAAGCTGAGTCTatttggcagaaggcttcagaaaGGGGTGCAGTTCCTGATTTCTGGACTTGTGATCGGTTCTTAGATTACAGTTTGAAGAACAAGGACACAGGTTTGGCTCTCAGGTGGTTGGAGACGGCGACATCAATGGTGAAACAGGACGAGTGGAAGTTAAATGAAGATAAGGTGGACGCGTTTCTGAAAGCTTTTGAGGAAGCAAAGGATGTTGAGGGGCTAGAGGAGTTCTGCAAAAGTTTGCGGAGGCTCAAATGTCTTGACTTAAATGCATATGAAGCGCTCCTGCGAACTTATCTGGCAGCCGGTAAGAAGAACCCTGGTCTTCATCGGCGAATAAAGGATGATAAGATCAAAATTAGCTCGGAAACTAAGAAGTTGCTTCAATGGGTCTGTGCCACTAATTAG